The genomic DNA taaatgtTTGGTTGTCTACCTAAGTGTTAAATTCTTACCAACTTTCCAagaatataataagattattacAATGTTGTGTTGCTCGTTGGCAATATTAATAGAACAagagaatgaaaacaaaatgcaaaattACAATGGTGCTATTGTCATAAAAAACCTAGAGTGAAGACTAGTGCATCAGGTacaccaaaatttatataatatataatataatacgtACTGAAATTATTTAGgttgaagacaaaaaaaaagtatttattttttccgtttcaaattatttatagttgtaaataatttcacacatataaaaaataatgaatttttttaatctttaattaatacactcttttatttgatataagtaataataaactaaaaaaagtaagaataaaactgtaatatttacaaaataccTGCATTGAAAATGGAAGACTATTATGAAACAAGATTCTAATCCTAAAATGATATTTGAATTGTAACAAAAGGAAGTATATAGGTTTGTTTGTATTATTGCTATTTGATAACAGATAATGTGGATAGAACGTTACAatccaaatttaattatattacgTAAACACACAAGAGACATGACAAACACACAATGCTGTAATTTGATATTTAGATAAAACTTCAACACTCATTATTGTAGCAGACGCAATAAACCCAATAAAGAAAACAGATTTTCTTCATGATCTCACtcatctctgtttctctgttatGAGATTTTCATCTCAGTCGAGACTAAGCTTCTTCAGCTTACGAAATTTGAAGTCTTTGTAGACATAAGGCTTAAACTTGGGAGCACTATCCTCGCCGGAGATTAGCTCCGGCAGAGGTCCGAAAACGTGATCAAGGCTAGATTCCACAAAAACCGGCCACGAGATTCTCGTCTTCTCCTTATCCCTCGTCGCTCTATGCTGCACACTCTTATACTTCCCATTGCTCATCCTCTGCAATATCCACAATATATTACCCaagaaaaaattaaccaaaatttgttttaaaaaattaacccaAAATTTCATATGAAACTTCTTTAAAAACCCATGCATGTATGCATGGTTCTATGAAACCTATGGAACACACATAATGGCTAACTAACTATGGTCTCTCAAGTTCATAAACTTCTTACTAGGATTTGATCACCAATGATGACGATGATCCCAGAAGGGTTGCACTTTGCGTCGATCCAGTTGTCATCTTTGAAGGCCTGAAGTCCTAAAGCCTCATTAGCGACTAAGAGTGTGATTCCATTGACATCAGTGTGATCAGGAGCTCCCACGACCAGATCAGGATCTGCACACGGTGGATAGTAATTAATCTTCATTAGATACTCCACCGTCTCGCCGCCTAGACCTTCCTTCAATGCCTCACGCCTTAACCCTAATCCCTCTGATAACCATTCCATGATTTTCTCGGATAGCTTCTTTAAGTGACTTGCATACTCCTCAGTCACTTCACTGTTGAAATCCATAGTAAAACGATTTATTCCAAGTATTTGGATGATTAATGCTAAGTTCGAATGTTTCTTACATGTATTCTCGAGGGTTCTTAGGCCAAAATCTGTAAGTGACTCTGGATGGTGGCCAGATACGGTGAAAGAGATGATCAACCCATGCGTCTCTACCTTCTAGATCTTTA from Camelina sativa cultivar DH55 chromosome 2, Cs, whole genome shotgun sequence includes the following:
- the LOC104741561 gene encoding flavonol synthase 3, whose amino-acid sequence is METNANQENASLDIPVIDLSNQDEELVARAVVKASEEWGIFQVVNHSVPPELIRRLQEVGKEFFELPETEKEAVAKPKDSMDTEGYRTMYHKDLEGRDAWVDHLFHRIWPPSRVTYRFWPKNPREYIEVTEEYASHLKKLSEKIMEWLSEGLGLRREALKEGLGGETVEYLMKINYYPPCADPDLVVGAPDHTDVNGITLLVANEALGLQAFKDDNWIDAKCNPSGIIVIIGDQILRMSNGKYKSVQHRATRDKEKTRISWPVFVESSLDHVFGPLPELISGEDSAPKFKPYVYKDFKFRKLKKLSLD